The Prevotella sp. E9-3 genome has a window encoding:
- a CDS encoding DUF3990 domain-containing protein has product MITLYHGSNIEIEEIDFSKSKPGKDFGVGFYLSPDEEQAIKMAEKKARLLGGNPIVTRYEFDEVAAEADGVAYLQYEKYSLEWGLFVHKNRNNKTCTSLHSYDIVYGPIADDDIGFQMRRIDAKLIDWEQFVKEIEHKGGETYQYFFGTERSLKYLRKL; this is encoded by the coding sequence ATGATTACCTTATATCATGGTTCTAACATAGAAATCGAGGAAATAGACTTTAGTAAGTCGAAACCAGGCAAGGATTTCGGAGTAGGATTCTATCTGTCGCCAGACGAGGAACAGGCGATTAAGATGGCCGAGAAGAAAGCTCGATTGTTGGGAGGCAATCCTATCGTAACTCGCTATGAATTCGATGAGGTTGCTGCAGAAGCTGATGGTGTGGCTTACCTTCAATATGAGAAATACTCATTGGAGTGGGGACTGTTCGTTCATAAGAATCGTAATAACAAGACTTGCACATCACTGCATTCCTATGACATTGTTTATGGTCCTATAGCAGATGATGACATTGGTTTCCAAATGCGTCGTATTGATGCAAAACTTATTGATTGGGAGCAATTCGTGAAGGAAATAGAACATAAAGGTGGAGAGACGTATCAGTATTTCTTTGGTACGGAGCGCTCGCTAAAATATTTAAGAAAATTATGA
- a CDS encoding DUF3791 domain-containing protein codes for MPDVKNKIAYIIAVVNEFSTRFSLSPQQAYRYLDRFKGIDFVDEFYGVEHTQSFEDVVDDLAIYCHKNGGALI; via the coding sequence ATGCCTGATGTTAAGAATAAAATAGCATATATCATTGCTGTGGTGAATGAATTCTCCACTCGGTTTTCATTAAGCCCACAACAAGCATACCGTTATTTGGATCGCTTCAAGGGGATAGACTTTGTCGATGAATTTTATGGCGTGGAGCATACCCAATCTTTTGAGGATGTGGTAGATGATTTGGCTATATATTGCCATAAGAATGGAGGCGCATTGATATGA